In the genome of Carnobacterium pleistocenium FTR1, one region contains:
- a CDS encoding phosphocarrier protein HPr encodes MEKREFHVVAETGIHARPATLLVQTASKFSSDINLEYKGKSVNLKSIMGVMSLGVGQGADVTISADGSDESEALAGIEETMKKEGLAE; translated from the coding sequence ATGGAAAAACGCGAATTTCATGTAGTAGCTGAAACAGGTATTCATGCACGTCCAGCAACGTTACTAGTACAAACAGCAAGCAAATTTAGTTCAGATATCAACCTAGAATATAAAGGTAAATCTGTAAACTTGAAATCAATCATGGGCGTTATGTCATTAGGCGTTGGACAAGGTGCTGACGTAACTATTTCTGCTGATGGTTCAGATGAATCTGAAGCTCTTGCAGGAATCGAAGAAACAATGAAGAAAGAAGGCTTAGCTGAATAA
- a CDS encoding thiamine pyrophosphate-dependent enzyme, with protein sequence MEQKTEDAFAMVMQDIVTTVQYRLPSIHVVFSNLEYGFIKVEQEDTNHSYYGVDFKEVDYAKIVEAQGAIGFTIIKISELDEVFRNAVELEKAGRTVVIDMKINHDRPIPVEELKLDPKIYTAEEIKAFKERYEAQELKPFGYF encoded by the coding sequence TTGGAGCAAAAAACAGAAGATGCATTTGCAATGGTGATGCAAGATATTGTAACAACAGTGCAATATCGCCTACCAAGTATTCACGTTGTTTTCTCTAATTTGGAATATGGGTTTATCAAAGTTGAACAAGAAGACACAAATCATAGTTATTATGGCGTAGACTTCAAGGAGGTGGACTATGCTAAAATTGTTGAAGCGCAAGGTGCAATTGGGTTTACGATTATTAAAATCAGTGAGTTAGATGAAGTTTTTCGTAATGCAGTAGAACTGGAAAAAGCGGGACGGACAGTGGTGATCGATATGAAAATCAACCATGATCGACCCATACCTGTTGAAGAGTTAAAATTAGATCCAAAAATTTACACAGCAGAAGAAATCAAGGCGTTTAAAGAACGCTATGAAGCGCAAGAACTCAAACCATTTGGTTACTTTTAG
- a CDS encoding ATP-dependent Clp protease ATP-binding subunit, producing the protein MLCQNCNQREATIHLFTNMNGQKGQLDVCQNCYQLIKDAQNHGEIRNDRSPQDPFGFGNLDQFFRSMQNNPNNNSQQNSPNTPPTQRGSGGQPPINKKPGLLGEYGTNLTELARTGAIDPVIGRDKEIERVIEILNRRTKNNPVLTGEPGVGKTAVVEGLAQKIVDGDVPQKLLSKEVIRLDVASLVQGTGIRGQFEERMKQLMDELKKNPQIILFIDEVHEIVGAGSAEGSMDAGNMLKPALARGEMQMVGATTLKEYRTIEKDAALERRMQPVRVNEPTVEETITILQGLQKKYEDYHHVHYTDEAIKSAVSLSNRYIQDRFLPDKAIDLLDESGSKKNLTIQIVDPKQLEDKIAEAAQQKQLALQQEDYEKAAFYRDQAKKFSTMRDQQNPDSVEPTITEQDMIEIIEMKTNIPVGELKEKEQTQLRNLGQDLKKHVIGQDEAIDKVSKAIRRSRVGFNNKNRPIGSFLFVGPTGVGKTELAKQLALELFGNKEAYIRFDMSEYMEKHSVSKLIGSPPGYIGYDEAGQLTEKVRHNPYSIILLDEVEKAHPDVLHMFLQILDDGRLTDAQGRTVSFKDTIIIMTSNAGTGNVEANVGFGATTSGTQKSVLNHLTDYFKPEFINRFDGIVEFNSLTKENLLFIVDLLIKDVNDMLEHQGITIEVEPSAKEKLVELGYDPKLGARPLRRVIQEQIEDRIADFYLDYPSVKELVAKTDDEGNLIVDAKETVSAKSTPDLGEEPDTKSLNS; encoded by the coding sequence ATGTTATGTCAAAACTGCAATCAACGCGAAGCAACTATCCATTTATTTACCAATATGAATGGTCAAAAAGGTCAATTGGATGTTTGTCAAAATTGTTATCAACTTATAAAAGATGCTCAAAATCATGGTGAAATCAGAAATGATCGTTCACCGCAAGATCCTTTTGGATTTGGAAATTTAGATCAGTTTTTCCGCTCTATGCAAAATAATCCAAACAACAACTCGCAACAAAATAGTCCTAACACCCCTCCAACTCAAAGAGGTTCTGGAGGTCAGCCACCTATAAATAAAAAACCAGGACTCCTAGGCGAATATGGGACGAATCTAACAGAATTAGCTCGAACGGGTGCCATTGACCCCGTCATTGGACGCGATAAAGAAATCGAACGCGTAATTGAAATTTTAAATCGCCGCACTAAAAATAATCCAGTCTTAACTGGTGAACCTGGTGTTGGTAAAACGGCAGTCGTAGAAGGCTTAGCACAAAAAATTGTTGATGGAGATGTCCCTCAAAAATTATTAAGCAAAGAAGTCATTCGACTAGACGTTGCTTCTTTAGTTCAAGGAACAGGTATCCGAGGCCAATTTGAAGAACGTATGAAACAATTAATGGATGAATTAAAGAAAAATCCACAAATTATTTTATTTATTGATGAAGTCCATGAAATTGTTGGAGCTGGAAGTGCCGAAGGAAGTATGGATGCTGGAAATATGCTTAAACCAGCTCTTGCACGCGGTGAGATGCAAATGGTTGGAGCAACAACATTGAAAGAATACCGTACGATTGAAAAAGATGCTGCTCTAGAGCGACGCATGCAGCCCGTACGTGTTAACGAACCGACCGTTGAAGAGACTATTACCATTCTCCAAGGTCTACAAAAAAAATATGAAGATTACCACCATGTTCATTATACAGATGAAGCTATCAAGAGCGCTGTCAGCTTATCTAATCGTTACATCCAAGATCGTTTTTTACCCGACAAAGCTATTGATTTATTAGATGAATCGGGTTCCAAAAAGAACTTGACGATACAAATTGTTGATCCAAAACAACTTGAGGATAAAATTGCAGAAGCTGCTCAACAAAAACAGTTAGCTCTACAACAAGAGGATTATGAAAAAGCTGCTTTTTATCGTGATCAAGCAAAAAAATTCTCTACTATGAGAGATCAACAAAATCCTGATTCAGTTGAACCTACAATAACTGAGCAGGATATGATTGAAATTATCGAAATGAAGACTAACATCCCTGTAGGAGAATTGAAAGAAAAAGAGCAAACACAATTACGGAACTTAGGGCAAGACTTAAAAAAACATGTCATTGGACAAGATGAAGCAATTGATAAAGTTTCCAAAGCCATACGCAGAAGCCGTGTTGGGTTCAATAATAAAAACCGTCCGATTGGTTCTTTCCTTTTCGTAGGGCCTACTGGGGTTGGAAAAACTGAATTAGCTAAACAACTAGCTTTAGAATTATTTGGAAACAAAGAAGCCTATATTCGATTTGATATGAGTGAATACATGGAAAAACACAGTGTTTCTAAACTAATCGGTTCACCACCTGGATATATCGGCTATGATGAAGCAGGTCAATTGACCGAAAAAGTTCGTCACAATCCTTACAGCATCATTTTATTAGATGAAGTCGAAAAAGCTCATCCTGATGTATTGCATATGTTTTTACAAATTCTTGACGATGGCAGATTGACGGATGCTCAAGGCCGTACAGTTAGTTTTAAAGATACTATCATCATTATGACTAGCAACGCTGGCACTGGTAATGTAGAGGCAAATGTTGGTTTTGGTGCGACGACTTCTGGTACACAAAAATCTGTATTAAATCATTTAACAGATTACTTCAAACCAGAATTCATTAACCGTTTTGATGGAATCGTTGAGTTCAATTCTCTTACAAAAGAAAACTTATTATTTATTGTCGATTTATTAATAAAAGATGTAAATGATATGCTTGAACATCAAGGAATTACAATTGAAGTAGAGCCATCAGCAAAAGAAAAATTAGTTGAATTAGGATATGATCCAAAATTGGGTGCTCGTCCTTTACGACGTGTGATCCAAGAACAAATTGAAGATCGTATTGCTGATTTTTATCTTGATTACCCTTCTGTAAAAGAATTAGTTGCAAAAACAGACGATGAAGGTAATCTTATTGTAGACGCAAAAGAAACTGTCTCAGCAAAGTCTACTCCTGATTTAGGTGAAGAACCCGATACTAAAAGTTTAAATTCTTAA
- the ptsP gene encoding phosphoenolpyruvate--protein phosphotransferase, whose amino-acid sequence MVEKLNGIAASDGIAVAKAYLLTEPDLTFNKISVENSDSEINRLKSALNEASKELEIIRSKAAESLGEKEAQVFDAHLMVLSDPELIGSIESSINDNKFNAESGLKEVTDTFISMFEGMEDNPYMRERAADIKDVTKRVLSHLLGVKLPNPSMIDEEVIVVAHDLTPSDTAQLNRQFVKAFVTDIGGRTSHSAIMARSLEIPAIVGTKDITSFVKEGDLIIIDGLEGDVIVHPEASDVATYEAKAKAFADQKAEWDKLKDEPTITADGKHIELAANIGTPKDLVGVKSNGGEAVGLYRTEFLYMDSPDFPTEEAQFEAYKEVLEGMEGKGVVVRTMDIGGDKELPYLTLPHEMNPFLGYRAIRICLARPDMFRTQLRALLRASVFGQLRIMFPMIATLQEFRQAKAMLLEEKAKLVNEGIEVSDDIELGIMIEIPAAAVIADKFAKEVDFFSIGTNDLIQYTMAADRMNERVSYLYQPYNPSILRLIKTVIDASHKEGKWTGMCGEMAGDQTAVPLLLGLGLDEFSMSASSILKTRSLMKRLDTKQMAELADKAINDCDTADEVEKLVEMYTK is encoded by the coding sequence ATGGTTGAAAAATTAAATGGGATCGCAGCAAGTGACGGTATTGCAGTCGCAAAAGCTTACTTACTAACTGAACCCGATTTAACTTTCAACAAAATTTCAGTTGAGAACTCTGATTCAGAAATTAACCGCTTAAAATCGGCATTAAACGAAGCATCAAAAGAACTTGAGATCATTCGGTCTAAAGCAGCAGAATCTCTAGGTGAAAAAGAAGCCCAAGTTTTTGATGCGCATTTAATGGTTCTATCTGATCCAGAATTAATCGGGAGCATTGAAAGCTCTATTAATGATAATAAATTTAATGCAGAAAGTGGTTTGAAAGAAGTAACAGATACGTTTATCAGTATGTTTGAAGGCATGGAAGATAACCCTTACATGCGTGAACGTGCAGCTGATATTAAAGATGTTACTAAACGAGTATTGAGTCATTTGTTAGGCGTGAAACTTCCTAATCCTTCAATGATTGATGAAGAAGTGATTGTGGTTGCTCATGATTTAACACCAAGTGACACTGCTCAATTAAATCGCCAATTTGTGAAAGCTTTTGTTACCGACATCGGTGGACGTACTTCACATTCAGCAATTATGGCTCGTTCTTTAGAAATTCCTGCAATTGTAGGAACAAAAGATATTACTTCTTTTGTTAAAGAAGGAGATCTTATCATCATCGATGGTCTTGAAGGCGATGTAATCGTTCATCCAGAAGCATCTGATGTTGCGACGTATGAAGCAAAAGCAAAAGCTTTTGCAGATCAAAAAGCTGAATGGGATAAATTAAAAGATGAACCAACAATTACAGCAGATGGAAAGCACATCGAATTAGCTGCAAATATTGGTACTCCAAAAGATTTAGTAGGCGTAAAAAGCAATGGTGGTGAAGCTGTTGGATTATACCGTACAGAATTCCTTTATATGGATTCACCTGATTTTCCTACAGAAGAAGCTCAGTTTGAAGCTTATAAAGAAGTTTTAGAAGGTATGGAAGGTAAAGGCGTTGTTGTTCGTACAATGGATATTGGCGGAGACAAAGAATTACCTTATCTAACGTTGCCACATGAAATGAATCCATTCTTAGGTTACCGTGCTATCCGTATTTGTTTAGCAAGACCGGATATGTTTAGAACGCAATTGCGTGCATTATTACGTGCCTCTGTTTTCGGACAATTACGTATTATGTTTCCAATGATTGCAACTTTACAAGAATTCCGTCAAGCTAAAGCAATGCTTTTAGAAGAGAAAGCTAAATTAGTAAATGAAGGTATTGAAGTATCAGATGATATCGAACTTGGTATCATGATCGAAATTCCTGCTGCTGCTGTTATTGCAGATAAATTTGCTAAAGAAGTAGATTTCTTCAGTATTGGTACTAATGATTTGATTCAGTATACTATGGCTGCTGATCGCATGAATGAACGCGTTTCTTATCTTTACCAACCCTATAACCCATCAATTTTACGTTTAATTAAAACGGTTATTGATGCTTCTCATAAAGAAGGAAAATGGACTGGTATGTGTGGAGAAATGGCGGGAGATCAAACGGCTGTGCCGCTTCTATTAGGACTGGGATTAGACGAATTTTCTATGAGTGCTTCAAGCATTCTTAAGACACGTAGTTTAATGAAACGTTTAGACACAAAACAAATGGCTGAATTGGCTGATAAAGCAATCAATGATTGTGATACTGCTGATGAAGTTGAAAAACTTGTCGAAATGTATACTAAATAA
- a CDS encoding thermonuclease family protein: MRMNKKIIAGLITLLLFFTGFYTIEQDKETTSILSKDQIAIELVRTIDGDTIVFNEDDDEKRLRLLLIDTPESSVTKTGSAQPYGVEAKDFLTNYLKGKNLSIEYDPAHEKIDDYDRVLAYLYADGELVQEVMVEEGLARIGYENGDESYLDQLIDAEQKASTDEINIWSIEDYVGDYGFNK; the protein is encoded by the coding sequence ATGAGAATGAACAAAAAAATTATAGCCGGATTAATTACTCTTCTCCTTTTCTTTACTGGATTCTATACTATAGAACAAGATAAGGAAACTACTTCTATTCTTTCAAAAGACCAAATAGCTATTGAACTAGTACGAACTATTGACGGAGATACCATTGTTTTTAATGAAGATGATGATGAAAAAAGGTTGAGGTTGCTACTTATTGATACACCAGAGAGCAGTGTAACTAAAACCGGTTCTGCTCAGCCATATGGTGTAGAAGCAAAAGACTTCCTTACCAATTATTTGAAAGGGAAAAATTTATCAATAGAATATGATCCAGCTCATGAGAAAATCGATGACTATGATAGGGTATTAGCTTATCTTTATGCAGATGGAGAACTGGTGCAAGAAGTAATGGTTGAAGAAGGGTTAGCACGTATAGGATATGAAAATGGAGATGAAAGTTATTTGGATCAACTGATTGATGCTGAACAAAAAGCAAGTACAGATGAAATAAATATTTGGTCCATTGAAGACTATGTAGGAGATTACGGATTTAATAAATAG
- a CDS encoding DUF1827 family protein, which yields MKLIDVTNNHSDLVMEQLENTDANFVKVFSLGPTTIIYSGAATHKDVLLLNKIRNIKNAEISFVLENILETTLENVEILHAPHIVELSIPNED from the coding sequence ATGAAACTAATAGATGTTACGAATAATCATTCTGATCTTGTGATGGAGCAATTGGAGAACACTGATGCAAATTTTGTAAAGGTTTTTTCTTTAGGTCCTACTACAATTATCTATTCAGGTGCTGCAACACACAAAGATGTTCTTCTACTAAATAAAATTCGTAATATAAAGAATGCGGAAATTAGTTTTGTCTTAGAAAATATTCTTGAAACAACTTTAGAAAATGTTGAAATTCTACACGCTCCACACATCGTTGAGTTGTCTATACCCAATGAAGATTAA
- a CDS encoding AI-2E family transporter, protein MDYFKKSKLMFWTIWLLVSATLIFMSTKIDFVFQPLTTFVSTLFTPIIIAGFLYYLLNPLIGQLEKFKIERKYGIIIVFLLFLGFLVFLAISVIPSLLEQLGQLITSIPSFLNALEDYSNELLQRPMFENFDLERSLSQLDLSIENIANTIFTTLTSSVGSLIGALANTTIVIFTVPIILFYMFKDGKNFRPSVAKFFPKDYRGQMIELLGQMNETIASYISGQALVCLFVAVFTYLGYLITGMPYGLLLGSIAGVTNIIPYIGPYIGAAPAIIIALTISPTQALLVALVVLVVQQIDGNFISPNVIGKTLSIHPLTIIILLLVAGNIAGIIGMILGVPTYAVVKTIVVYLKDMFMIRKKHMST, encoded by the coding sequence ATGGATTATTTTAAAAAATCAAAATTAATGTTTTGGACAATTTGGTTATTAGTTAGTGCAACATTAATATTCATGAGTACAAAAATTGATTTCGTGTTTCAACCCTTAACCACATTTGTTTCGACATTATTTACACCGATTATTATAGCTGGATTTTTATATTATTTATTGAATCCCTTGATTGGACAACTAGAAAAATTTAAAATCGAGCGAAAGTATGGTATTATAATCGTTTTTTTATTATTTCTAGGGTTTCTAGTATTTCTAGCCATCTCAGTTATTCCTAGTTTGCTTGAACAATTAGGACAACTGATTACAAGTATACCGTCATTTTTGAACGCATTAGAAGACTACTCTAATGAATTACTTCAAAGGCCGATGTTTGAGAATTTTGATTTGGAAAGAAGTTTAAGCCAATTGGATCTATCAATCGAAAATATTGCAAATACAATATTTACTACACTAACTTCAAGTGTAGGTTCTTTGATAGGGGCGTTAGCAAATACGACAATTGTCATATTTACAGTTCCAATCATCCTATTCTACATGTTTAAAGACGGAAAAAATTTCCGTCCGTCAGTTGCTAAATTCTTTCCAAAAGACTATCGTGGCCAAATGATTGAACTGTTAGGCCAAATGAATGAAACAATTGCTTCCTATATTAGTGGCCAAGCGTTAGTTTGTTTATTTGTAGCAGTATTTACGTATCTGGGGTATTTAATTACAGGTATGCCTTATGGTTTATTATTAGGGAGTATTGCAGGAGTGACCAATATTATTCCTTATATCGGTCCTTATATTGGTGCGGCACCAGCAATCATCATTGCGTTAACTATTTCACCAACGCAAGCGCTATTGGTTGCGTTGGTCGTTTTGGTAGTCCAACAAATTGATGGGAATTTTATCTCACCTAATGTGATTGGGAAAACATTATCAATTCATCCTTTGACTATTATCATTTTATTGCTTGTTGCAGGAAATATAGCAGGAATTATTGGTATGATTCTAGGAGTACCCACATATGCAGTGGTTAAAACAATCGTCGTCTATTTAAAAGATATGTTTATGATTAGAAAAAAACATATGTCTACTTAA
- a CDS encoding peptide chain release factor 3, which yields MEDYLEKEVESRKTFAIISHPDAGKTTITEQLLLFGGAIRQAGTVKGKKSGKFAKSDWMDIEKQRGISVTSSVMQFDYKDKRINILDTPGHEDFSEDTYRTLMAVDSAVMVIDSAKGIEPQTKKLFKVCRMRGIPIFTFINKLDRDGREPLDLLEELEEVLEIDSYPMNWPIGMGKGLLGLYDNYNKTIEIHRPEINGIDGQKVIKLNEAGEIEGDHPIKASSLYSQALEDIELLNEAGNEFSEEKIASGELTPVFFGSALTNFGVETFLNTFINFAPSPTAHTATSGEEIEPTTNEFSGFIFKIQANMNPAHRDRIAFVRICSGTFDRGIDVTLARTKKKIKLSNSTQFMAETREIVQHAVAGDIIGLYDTGNFQIGDTIFEGKLNVEYEKLPQFTPEMFMKVNAKNVMKQKSFHKGVQQLVQEGAIQLYKTFHTEDYIIGAVGQLQFEVFEYRMLNEYKSEIVMTPMGNKIARWIKPEDLDENMSSSRNLLVRDRSGNPLFLFENQFAMRWFADKYPDVELTSLL from the coding sequence ATGGAAGACTATTTAGAAAAAGAAGTAGAGTCACGAAAGACCTTTGCAATCATTTCCCACCCGGATGCAGGGAAAACGACGATTACTGAGCAACTGTTGTTATTTGGTGGAGCGATTCGTCAAGCAGGTACGGTAAAAGGAAAAAAATCCGGAAAATTTGCTAAATCAGATTGGATGGATATTGAGAAACAACGTGGAATTTCTGTTACTAGTTCGGTTATGCAATTTGATTATAAGGATAAAAGAATCAATATTTTAGATACACCAGGACATGAAGATTTCTCTGAAGATACTTACCGTACATTGATGGCAGTTGATAGTGCCGTAATGGTTATTGATAGCGCTAAAGGGATTGAACCTCAAACGAAAAAGCTATTTAAAGTTTGTCGTATGCGAGGTATTCCAATTTTTACGTTCATCAATAAATTAGACCGTGATGGAAGAGAGCCACTAGATTTATTAGAAGAATTAGAAGAAGTTCTAGAAATTGATTCTTATCCGATGAATTGGCCAATTGGTATGGGTAAAGGATTGTTGGGACTTTACGATAATTACAATAAAACAATTGAGATACATCGTCCTGAAATTAATGGTATAGATGGACAAAAGGTCATAAAATTGAATGAGGCTGGCGAGATTGAAGGAGACCATCCTATTAAAGCGTCAAGTCTGTATTCTCAAGCTTTAGAAGATATTGAGCTATTAAATGAAGCTGGAAATGAATTTTCAGAAGAGAAAATTGCTTCTGGTGAACTTACACCCGTATTCTTTGGGTCAGCTTTAACCAATTTTGGAGTAGAAACTTTTTTAAATACATTTATCAACTTTGCGCCAAGTCCTACAGCTCATACTGCAACGAGTGGTGAAGAAATAGAACCAACAACAAATGAATTTTCAGGCTTTATTTTTAAAATTCAAGCTAATATGAATCCTGCCCATCGAGACCGAATCGCTTTTGTACGTATATGTTCAGGAACGTTTGATCGTGGAATTGATGTTACATTGGCAAGAACAAAGAAAAAAATCAAATTATCAAATTCAACTCAATTTATGGCTGAGACTCGTGAAATTGTTCAGCATGCTGTTGCAGGGGATATCATAGGGCTTTATGATACTGGTAATTTTCAAATTGGAGATACCATTTTTGAGGGCAAATTAAATGTGGAATATGAGAAACTTCCTCAATTTACTCCAGAAATGTTTATGAAAGTGAATGCTAAAAATGTAATGAAACAAAAATCGTTTCATAAAGGCGTGCAACAGTTAGTTCAAGAAGGAGCTATCCAACTGTATAAAACTTTTCATACTGAAGATTATATTATTGGAGCAGTTGGGCAATTACAATTTGAGGTGTTTGAATACCGTATGTTAAATGAATACAAATCAGAAATTGTTATGACACCTATGGGAAATAAAATTGCCCGTTGGATCAAACCTGAAGATTTGGATGAAAATATGTCTTCAAGTCGCAATTTATTGGTACGTGATCGCTCCGGAAATCCGTTATTTTTATTTGAAAATCAATTTGCAATGCGTTGGTTCGCCGATAAATACCCAGATGTAGAATTAACATCATTACTATAA
- a CDS encoding FAD-dependent oxidoreductase, with protein sequence MKVIVIGCTHAGTSAVKTILKENPSVEVSVFERNDNISFLSCGIAMYVGGVVKDAAGLFYSNPEELTQMGASVKMEHNVTSIDTEAKKVVVENMTTGEVFEESYDKLVNTTGSWPIVPPIPGINTTNVLLCKNYNQAQEVIKQNQTAKNVVIVGGGYIGIELVEAFEQSNKKVTLIDGLDRILNKYLDPEFTDILESAIEEHGVKVALNQAVTSFNADENGSVKSVTTPKGEYEADLVILCVGFRPNNELLKGKVDMMPNGAILVDDYMRTSDKDIYAAGDSCAVHYNPNNGSAYIPLATNAVRMGTLVGKNIIEPKVKYRGTQSTSGLYLYGYNIGSTGVNVNSAPHFGLDVRAVFVKDNYRPEFMPTTEEIMMKLVYEVGTNRIVGGQIMSKYDVTASANTLSLAIQNKMTIEDLAYVDFFFQPYFDRPWNYLNILAQAACDQEDQLAK encoded by the coding sequence ATGAAAGTAATCGTTATTGGATGTACTCATGCTGGGACTTCAGCTGTTAAAACAATTTTAAAAGAAAATCCATCTGTGGAAGTTTCTGTTTTTGAAAGAAATGATAATATTTCATTCTTATCTTGTGGAATCGCAATGTATGTTGGTGGAGTTGTGAAAGATGCCGCTGGTTTATTCTACTCTAATCCTGAAGAATTAACTCAAATGGGTGCAAGTGTTAAAATGGAACACAATGTTACAAGTATTGACACTGAAGCTAAAAAAGTAGTGGTAGAAAACATGACTACTGGAGAAGTATTTGAAGAATCATATGATAAATTAGTTAACACAACTGGTTCTTGGCCTATTGTACCCCCAATTCCTGGTATTAATACAACGAATGTTTTATTATGTAAAAACTATAATCAAGCTCAAGAAGTAATCAAACAAAATCAAACTGCTAAAAATGTTGTCATTGTTGGTGGTGGATACATTGGTATTGAACTAGTAGAAGCTTTTGAACAATCAAACAAAAAAGTAACTTTGATTGATGGATTGGATCGTATTCTTAACAAATACTTAGATCCAGAATTTACGGATATACTAGAAAGCGCTATAGAAGAACATGGCGTTAAAGTAGCATTGAACCAAGCTGTTACGTCATTTAATGCTGATGAAAATGGTTCAGTTAAATCTGTAACAACTCCAAAAGGCGAATATGAAGCAGATTTAGTTATCTTATGTGTTGGTTTCCGTCCAAATAATGAATTGCTAAAAGGTAAAGTTGACATGATGCCAAATGGCGCAATTCTTGTTGATGATTACATGAGAACAAGTGATAAAGATATTTATGCAGCTGGAGACAGTTGTGCAGTTCACTACAATCCAAATAATGGATCTGCATATATTCCTTTAGCAACAAATGCTGTTCGTATGGGTACTTTAGTAGGTAAAAATATTATTGAACCTAAAGTAAAATACAGAGGAACACAATCTACCTCAGGTCTATACTTGTATGGATACAATATTGGATCAACTGGCGTCAACGTCAATAGTGCTCCACACTTCGGTTTAGATGTTCGTGCAGTTTTCGTTAAAGACAACTATCGTCCAGAATTTATGCCTACAACTGAAGAAATTATGATGAAATTAGTTTATGAAGTAGGAACAAACCGCATCGTTGGTGGACAAATTATGTCTAAATATGATGTTACAGCTTCTGCTAATACACTTTCATTGGCTATTCAAAATAAAATGACGATTGAAGATTTAGCTTATGTTGATTTCTTCTTCCAACCTTATTTTGACCGTCCTTGGAACTACTTGAACATCTTAGCTCAAGCAGCTTGTGATCAAGAAGACCAATTAGCTAAATAA
- a CDS encoding NAD(P)-dependent oxidoreductase has protein sequence MKKTIGFIGTGVMGSSIVKHLLIADYTVTVYNRTKSKADELIQLGAKWADSPAEVTEKSDIVFTIVGYPKDVEQSYFGEKGIFKTATEKHILVDMTTSTPTLAKKLYKEGQQRGIEVLDAPVSGGDLGAKNGTLTVMVGGDIHTYEKVKPIFEVFSGKVNLQGEAGSGQHTKMANQIMIAGTMMGMAELLVYAQAANLDLEKVLDTVGGGSAQNWSLSNYAPRILKEDYTAGFFVKHFIKDLKIALDEAGKMALDLPSTRLAKQLYEDLAQNGFENDGTQAIIKLWWSEGKRSK, from the coding sequence ATGAAAAAAACTATCGGATTTATCGGAACTGGGGTAATGGGTTCCTCCATTGTTAAACATTTATTAATAGCTGACTATACAGTCACAGTATACAATCGTACGAAGAGTAAAGCTGACGAATTAATTCAGTTAGGAGCAAAATGGGCTGATTCACCAGCTGAGGTAACTGAAAAAAGCGACATTGTTTTTACTATTGTAGGCTATCCAAAAGACGTTGAGCAAAGTTATTTTGGTGAGAAGGGCATCTTTAAAACGGCCACTGAAAAACATATCTTAGTAGATATGACGACCAGTACACCTACATTGGCTAAAAAACTGTATAAAGAGGGACAGCAAAGAGGTATTGAAGTTCTAGACGCTCCAGTTTCTGGAGGAGACTTAGGGGCTAAAAATGGAACTTTGACAGTTATGGTTGGTGGAGATATACATACTTATGAAAAAGTGAAACCTATTTTTGAAGTATTTTCTGGCAAAGTTAATTTACAAGGTGAAGCTGGGAGTGGACAGCACACGAAAATGGCTAATCAAATCATGATTGCTGGAACAATGATGGGTATGGCTGAACTGTTAGTTTATGCGCAAGCTGCAAATTTAGATCTTGAAAAAGTATTGGATACGGTTGGCGGAGGCAGTGCCCAAAACTGGTCTTTATCAAACTATGCTCCAAGAATTCTTAAAGAAGATTATACAGCTGGTTTTTTTGTTAAACATTTTATTAAGGATTTGAAAATTGCTCTAGACGAAGCTGGAAAAATGGCTTTGGATCTGCCTTCAACTCGCTTAGCTAAACAATTATATGAAGATTTGGCACAAAATGGTTTTGAAAATGATGGAACGCAAGCTATTATTAAATTATGGTGGTCAGAAGGAAAACGTTCAAAATAA